Proteins from a single region of Kluyveromyces lactis strain NRRL Y-1140 chromosome A complete sequence:
- the VMA8 gene encoding H(+)-transporting V1 sector ATPase subunit D (highly similar to uniprot|P32610 YEL051W Saccharomyces cerevisiae VMA8 vacuolar ATPase V1 domain subunit D), with protein MSSNREQVFPTRMTLGLMKTKLKGANQGYSLLKRKSEALTKRFRDITKRIDDSKQKMGRVMQTAAFSLAEVTYATGENIGYQVQENVANARFKVRATQENVSGVYLPQFESFIDSNINDFKMTGLGRGGQQVQRAKEIYSRAVETLVELASLQTAFIILDEVIKVTNRRVNAIEHVIIPRTENTIAYINSELDELDREEFYRLKKVQEKKQIQTAQLDAEMKQKKLDEANAESEGKPDSQEATKTGVEAADTQEQEEQSGPQVEALITEQEEDVIF; from the coding sequence ATGTCTAGTAATAGGGAACAGGTTTTCCCCACTCGTATGACCTTGGGTCTTATGAAGACTAAGTTAAAGGGTGCTAATCAGGGttattctttgttgaagagaAAGTCTGAAGCATTAACGAAGAGATTCCGTGATATCACTAAAAGAATAGATGATTCAAAGCAGAAGATGGGCAGAGTGATGCAAACAGCTGCGTTCTCTTTGGCGGAGGTCACATATGCTACAGGTGAAAATATAGGGTACCAAGTTCAAGAGAATGTTGCCAATGCAAGATTCAAAGTTAGGGCCACGCAAGAAAACGTGAGTGGTGTGTACTTGCCtcaatttgaatcattCATCGACTCCAACATCAACGACTTCAAAATGACAGGTCTAGGTCGTGGTGGTCAACAAGTTCAGCGTGCTAAGGAAATTTACTCAAGGGCTGTTGAAACACTAGTTGAATTGGCTTCGTTACAAACGGCTTTCATTATCTTGGACGAAGTTATCAAAGTTACCAACCGTAGAGTGAATGCCATTGAACATGTGATCATTCCAAGAACGGAAAACACCATTGCTTATATCAACTCCGAGCTAGACGAATTGGATAGAGAAGAGTTTTATagattgaagaaagtgcaagaaaagaaacagattCAAACTGCTCAGTTGGATGCTGAaatgaagcagaagaaattagaTGAAGCAAATGCTGAGTCTGAAGGTAAACCAGATTCTCAAGAAGCGACCAAAACTGGCGTAGAAGCTGCCGACAcacaagaacaagaagaacaatCTGGCCCACAAGTAGAAGCTCTGATTACCGAACAAGAGGAAGATGTCATCTTTTGA
- a CDS encoding putative aminopeptidase (similar to uniprot|Q04033 Saccharomyces cerevisiae YDR415C): MKFGWFLLAASVAALPFDSLHVLEIEEGKTIMVRETEKWSLKRKGVQFMDITNFPKLLKSKDEKAVVPVYRYPKETQCDEIVNSLSKGVDKVSMHDNLAKFTSFYTRYYKSDTGYESAVWLSEKLSNITSPLNNDVVIEHVQHKGWKQFSIIVSIKGAQTPENIVVMGSHQDSMNLLLPSILAAPGADDDGSGTVTNLEALRLYVEHLSTTGYRPNNTIEFHFYSAEEGGLLGSLDVFTRYAEENKKVVAMLQQDMTGYVEDPENEHVGVITDYTTPGLTEFIKLIIRRFLDIPYVETECGYACSDHGSATKNGFPASFVIESEFNKSNKYIHSTMDTLDRLSFDHMAQHVRLVVGSLFELGNWEFKLEEETK; the protein is encoded by the coding sequence ATGAAGTTTGGGTGGTTCTTGTTGGCAGCTTCTGTGGCAGCTTTGCCATTTGATAGTTTACATGTTCTTGAGATCGAGGAAGGTAAGACTATTATGGTACGAGAGACCGAGAAATGGTCTCTCAAGAGGAAAGGAGTGCAATTCATGGATATTACCAATTTTCCCAAATTACTTAAGtccaaagatgaaaaggCTGTTGTGCCAGTGTACCGTTATCCGAAGGAAACTCAATGCGACGAAATTGTAAATTCGTTGTCCAAGGGAGTTGATAAGGTTTCAATGCATGATAATTTGGCAAAATTCACAAGTTTCTACACTCGCTATTACAAATCTGACACGGGGTACGAATCTGCTGTTTGGCTCTCCGAGAAATTATCTAACATCACTAGTCCATTGAACAATGACGTTGTCATTGAACATGTTCAGCATAAAGGTTGGAAGCAATTCTCCATCATCGTATCGATTAAAGGAGCACAAACTCCCGAGAACATTGTCGTAATGGGATCGCATCAGGACTCTATGAACCTTTTATTGCCATCGATACTTGCTGCGCCAGGAGCTGATGACGATGGATCTGGTACCGTAACCAATCTAGAGGCATTGAGATTATACGTTGAACATCTCTCTACAACAGGTTACAGACCCAATAACACCATTGAGTTCCATTTCTATAGTGCAGAAGAAGGTGGTTTACTAGGTTCTTTGGATGTCTTCACCAGGTATGCAGAGGAGAACAAAAAAGTCGTCGCAATGTTGCAACAAGATATGACCGGATATGTTGAAGATCCAGAAAATGAGCATGTTGGTGTCATTACTGATTATACCACGCCAGGTCTAACTGAATTTATTAAGTTGATTATAAGAAGATTCTTGGATATTCCTTACGTGGAAACGGAATGTGGATATGCATGTAGTGATCACGGAAGTGCAACGAAGAATGGATTCCCCGCTTCCTTTGTCATTGAAAGTGAGTTCAACAAATCTAACAAATACATTCACAGTACGATGGACACTTTAGACAGACTTTCATTTGATCACATGGCCCAGCATGTAAGGTTAGTCGTTGGTTCCTTATTCGAACTTGGGAACTGGGAATTTAAGCTGGAAGAAGAGACCAAATGA
- the RML2 gene encoding mitochondrial 54S ribosomal protein uL2m (similar to uniprot|P32611 YEL050C Saccharomyces cerevisiae RML2 Mitochondrial ribosomal protein of the large subunit): MFKQFNLRCLTPLASGVSSRVQVPWNVSMIMSLNNTSLGGIRSMASITPTGNEEQSSVDDVNVHMLKIVPNNTDVVALEKQDELLRRRRKLAKEVTQMKKLKPVSPGLRWYRAPIYPYLHKGRPVKSLTLAKRGNGGRNHSGKITVRHRGGGHKRRLRTVDFSRFESGMQTVERIEYDPGRSAHIALIKHNDTGALSYILACDGLRAGDTIESYRKGIPPSFLKEMGGKIDPAILSVRTAQRGNCLPISMIPIGSIVHNIGITPTGPGKFCRAAGSYARILSKIPEKNKAVVRLQSGEHRYVSLEAAATMGVVSNIDHQNRSLGKAGRSRWLGIRPTVRGVAMNKCDHPHGGGRGKSKSKKLSMSPWGQLAKGYKTRRGKHQNKMKVKDRPRGKAGRKARQ, encoded by the coding sequence ATGTTCAAGCAATTCAACTTGAGATGCCTGACGCCGCTTGCCAGCGGCGTCTCCTCAAGAGTTCAAGTTCCGTGGAATGTTTCGATGATAATGTCTTTGAACAATACTTCACTTGGTGGAATCAGATCTATGGCCAGCATCACTCCAACCGGGAATGAAGAACAATCTTCAGTTGACGATGTCAATGTCCATATGTTGAAAATCGTTCCTAATAACACAGATGTGGTAGCACTAGAGAAGCAAGACGAATTgttaagaagaagaagaaagttgGCTAAGGAAGTTACacaaatgaagaaattgaaaccgGTTTCTCCAGGTTTGAGATGGTACCGTGCGCCAATTTATCCATATTTGCATAAGGGAAGACCTGTTAAATCTTTGACTCTTGCCAAGAGAGGAAATGGTGGTAGAAACCATAGTGGTAAGATCACGGTGAGACATCGTGGTGGTGGTCataaaagaagattgaGAACAGTCGATTTCAGTCGTTTCGAATCTGGTATGCAAACTGTGGAAAGAATCGAATACGATCCTGGTAGAAGTGCACATATTGCATTGATAAAACATAACGATACTGGTGCCCTAAGCTACATTTTAGCATGTGATGGGCTAAGAGCTGGGGATACCATCGAATCATACAGAAAAGGTATTCCACCatcatttttgaaagaaatgggtGGGAAGATCGATCCTGCCATCTTATCTGTTAGAACAGCTCAAAGAGGTAACTGTCTACCAATCTCTATGATCCCAATCGGATCCATCGTTCATAATATTGGTATCACTCCTACAGGTCCAGGTAAGTTCTGTCGTGCTGCTGGTTCTTACGCACGTATCTTATCCAAGATCccagaaaagaataaagcTGTTGTCCGTCTACAAAGTGGTGAGCACCGTTACGTATCATTGGAAGCTGCAGCTACCATGGGTGTTGTCTCAAATATTGACCATCAAAACCGTTCTCTAGGTAAAGCTGGTAGATCTAGATGGTTGGGTATAAGACCAACTGTCAGAGGTGTGGCAATGAACAAATGTGACCATCCTCACGGTGGTGGTAGAGGTAAATCTAAGTCCAAAAAGTTGTCCATGTCTCCATGGGGTCAATTGGCCAAGGGTTACAAGACAAGAAGGGGTAAGCatcaaaacaaaatgaagGTTAAAGATAGACCAAGAGGTAAGGCTGGTAGAAAGGCTAGACAATGA
- the ERD1 gene encoding Erd1p (uniprot|P41771 Kluyveromyces lactis KLLA0A02057g ERD1 Protein ERD1), whose translation MDAESVEPFLVYLPIPQRVVVLVLLGLWLWTWFLKVSVSYYDVSKVIVSNESTGLPYFNTSTKIHQSSLKLFKSISRVIIPWQLVCIILFQYSFTNNVSNKLLWFFLNVSPLLELFYIFAMILRSSAMVARCFKRILWVADIEPKPYRNNYIIISDTLTSYSKPLVDLAIYATFLFHDPTNVKCQVERYENAISLNIDVLVGVLPSLVRMIQSLREFTRGRSQKKDGSQLFNAFKYAGNIPIMLVTVYTRYYNLGPLGMMYWFMFWNSAYSFWWDVTMDWKLELFDFVNGDTSVNNNNSSNKADGLLRSILLYRKNAWYYSAMALDFILRFVWFWEYISGHSVFYGELNIFWLQILEIIRRWIWLFFKVEVEYIATTEGGKMDE comes from the coding sequence ATGGACGCCGAATCTGTTGAACCCTTTCTGGTTTACCTACCGATCCCACAGAGAGTTGTTGTCCTTGTGTTATTAGGGTTATGGCTATGGACATGGTTCCTGAAGGTATCAGTATCCTACTACGACGTGTCCAAAGTAATTGTATCCAATGAGTCCACGGGACTACCTTACTTTAACACATCCACGAAAATACACCAATCAAGCCTGAAACTGTTCAAGTCAATCTCTAGAGTCATTATACCGTGGCAATTGGTATGTATAATCTTATTCCAATACTCCTTCACTAATAACGTATCCAACAAATTGctttggttttttttgaatgtttcACCACTACTGGAGTTGTTTTACATATTTGCAATGATATTAAGGTCATCAGCAATGGTCGCAAGGTGCTTTAAAAGAATACTTTGGGTAGCTGACATTGAACCAAAGCCGTATAGGAATAACTATATTATAATTAGTGATACTTTGACCTCGTACTCTAAGCCATTGGTGGATTTAGCTATTTATGCCACTTTCCTTTTCCATGATCCAACAAACGTCAAGTGTCAAGTGGAAAGATATGAAAATGCTATATCGTTAAACATTGACGTACTTGTTGGAGTCTTGCCCTCATTGGTCAGAATGATTCAATCGTTAAGAGAATTTACAAGAGGAAGGTCTCAGAAGAAAGATGGTTcacaattgttcaatgctTTTAAGTATGCTGGTAATATTCCTATCATGCTAGTTACAGTCTATACAAGATATTACAACCTGGGCCCACTTGGAATGATGTATTGGTTCATGTTTTGGAATTCCGCGTATTCATTCTGGTGGGATGTGACCATGGATTGGAAACTAGAGCTGTTCGATTTTGTGAATGGGGACACTAGTgtcaataacaataatagTAGTAACAAAGCGGACGGTCTTTTAAGAAGCATTTTGTTGTACCGGAAAAATGCGTGGTATTATAGCGCTATGGCGCTCGATTTTATTTTGAGATTCGTATGGTTCTGGGAGTATATCAGTGGGCACTCTGTATTTTATGGGGAATTAAACATCTTTTGGTTACAAATTTTAGAGATAATCAGAAGATGGATTTGGTTATTCTTTAAAGTCGAGGTAGAATACATTGCAACAACAGAGGGGGGGAAAATGGATGAATGA